Proteins encoded within one genomic window of Haladaptatus sp. QDMS2:
- a CDS encoding type II toxin-antitoxin system HicA family toxin, with protein MGRTTFTGREVAKVLMKFDYEPKSRTGSHLTLEYVNPDTGEVRRPTVPLHGEIPRGTLGSIAEQCGAEDFHSFCEWIDDHC; from the coding sequence GTGGGCCGAACGACCTTCACAGGTCGAGAAGTTGCGAAGGTGCTGATGAAATTCGATTACGAGCCGAAGTCACGGACTGGGAGTCACCTCACACTAGAGTACGTCAATCCAGACACTGGCGAGGTCCGACGCCCAACTGTTCCACTCCATGGAGAGATTCCTCGTGGAACACTTGGAAGTATCGCAGAGCAATGTGGTGCAGAGGATTTCCACTCATTTTGTGAGTGGATCGACGACCACTGTTAG
- a CDS encoding ATP-binding protein — MPAADASTDDRSIAPETTYIRIRPTDDSLHPKTVTTHLRRLHGLGPDPNTSLVSRLTRRTPEPPTIEFRLVADGTEDTTIDYYVGVTDPKVTDALERILRGLFPNSYELTRVDCVDPLTDAEAHPLAAVEFCGQPERLNDWQTQLTPFEDFQHESHSRLPLGALVETMAASAVPLVYQTLLRPKPDWSRRAEERSAYIEGGLDTYGGQLLNAIWGPPPKDELTITASDQARIQELAEKDGRRSFEVNARVVAISTDNPDTPDAPIRELATAFGDVSHTCYEVTSVVHTDGDATRVYEDIQTQRFYPADYGRLRNKIPWTTNTSRAIVADAREASNFCVLSGDSLTGAGKRAVAPTPGERTALPRPPADQLRAYTDGLLFGHPLTQDGATIDQGLSLPPALQPLHVAWFGKTGSGKSTALVNAILENQEATEGANILIDPKGDGMGEDYCRAHFARYGDLENVRYFDCAEVLPAFSFFDIRDELEVGVARTTAVEDTVDHYIEILTQIMGKRRFEQAVRSPDIIRYLVKALFDPVNGDDAFSHRDLHDAARRMHERQTAPAVSDDELERMLGGVVANRARSFDEIMQGVANRIEKIPVDKRLARMFNHVADGDEASDTPHFDLADWLDEDAVIIFDTGGLRSEAQRVLTLVILSNLWTALRRRTQQSDEEDHPLVNLYIEEAASVAVTDLLTEFLAKSRSFGCSVTLAMQFPGQLREASERAYNEVLNNVSTFVTGNVPVDRRLATRLATDEMDTTEVGNRLRALRRGQWFVKLPAAFDTDEPRPFLVRSAPLPPGDPEGPQPLTAKDATRFSDQFEETLDRTYFEAGLTLYQPSLADDFEEDTPSVVRVDTALAHTKRMPETVEYDAEIHALRCVSCDNRYDRSLDGMQRAIACCSSLDAVDRHDIPVCSVGLKLTDDEREASEWTDRQLLFLQVVYNAQQLRYDPLEYDLRYDSMLRLQEYTGIDSDTVQELVEGELLRHDTDHPHRLFTVTSAGRKAIGESYREGVDYGHGKGDLEESSQHIFGVEVLRQYLESAYVENPESAVVDVVPYYEIREGSVSAAEFMGSSVSAPTEEFQLHRLDCVGLDANENVVVTGEVERINNDYRRAIPEDYDKMAACEPDEAIWVVMTQSAGHKVLGVLNDPPEGTPRVEKTYAKTTPPQHFNIDSPGLTAVYPAPWLRDRMQEDA, encoded by the coding sequence ATGCCCGCCGCCGACGCTTCCACCGACGACCGGTCGATCGCTCCTGAAACCACCTACATTCGCATTCGCCCGACGGACGATTCGCTGCACCCGAAAACCGTCACGACCCATCTCAGGCGACTCCACGGGCTTGGCCCGGACCCGAACACGAGCCTCGTCTCACGACTCACCAGACGAACGCCCGAGCCACCGACCATCGAATTCCGGCTCGTCGCCGATGGCACCGAGGACACGACCATCGACTACTACGTCGGTGTGACCGACCCAAAAGTGACGGATGCACTCGAACGCATTCTCAGAGGATTATTCCCGAATTCGTACGAACTCACGCGCGTCGATTGTGTGGACCCACTCACTGACGCCGAGGCCCACCCACTCGCCGCCGTCGAATTCTGCGGCCAGCCAGAGCGCCTGAACGACTGGCAGACCCAACTCACCCCGTTCGAGGACTTCCAGCACGAAAGCCACTCCCGCCTGCCGCTCGGAGCCCTCGTCGAGACGATGGCTGCGAGTGCCGTCCCACTCGTCTACCAGACGCTCCTTCGGCCGAAGCCAGATTGGTCACGCAGAGCAGAAGAGCGCAGCGCCTACATCGAGGGCGGCCTGGACACGTACGGTGGGCAACTCTTGAACGCCATCTGGGGGCCACCGCCGAAAGACGAACTCACGATCACCGCCAGTGACCAAGCCCGCATCCAGGAACTCGCAGAAAAAGATGGACGTCGCTCGTTCGAGGTGAACGCCCGCGTTGTCGCCATTAGCACGGACAACCCGGATACCCCAGACGCACCTATCCGCGAACTCGCCACCGCGTTTGGCGACGTGAGCCACACCTGCTACGAGGTTACGAGCGTAGTCCACACCGACGGCGACGCCACGCGCGTGTACGAAGACATCCAGACACAGCGATTCTACCCGGCCGATTACGGCCGCCTGAGGAACAAGATTCCGTGGACGACGAACACGAGCAGGGCCATCGTCGCAGACGCCCGCGAGGCGTCTAACTTCTGCGTACTCTCTGGAGATTCGCTCACGGGTGCGGGCAAACGTGCCGTCGCGCCGACGCCAGGCGAGCGAACCGCCCTGCCACGTCCACCCGCAGACCAGTTGCGGGCGTACACAGACGGTCTCCTGTTCGGCCACCCGCTCACGCAGGATGGGGCGACGATAGACCAGGGCCTCTCACTTCCGCCTGCCCTCCAACCGTTGCACGTCGCCTGGTTCGGGAAGACGGGTTCGGGTAAATCGACGGCGCTCGTGAACGCCATCCTCGAAAATCAGGAAGCGACCGAGGGGGCGAATATCCTCATCGACCCGAAGGGCGACGGCATGGGCGAAGACTACTGTCGCGCCCACTTCGCCCGCTACGGCGACCTGGAGAACGTGCGCTACTTCGACTGTGCGGAGGTCCTCCCCGCGTTCTCGTTTTTCGATATTCGCGACGAGTTGGAAGTTGGCGTCGCCCGAACGACCGCAGTGGAGGATACCGTCGACCACTACATCGAGATTCTCACCCAAATCATGGGCAAGCGGCGCTTCGAACAGGCCGTTCGCTCACCCGACATCATCCGCTATCTCGTGAAGGCGCTGTTCGACCCCGTCAATGGAGACGACGCCTTCTCGCATCGAGACCTCCACGACGCCGCCCGACGGATGCACGAACGACAGACGGCACCCGCCGTTTCTGATGACGAACTCGAACGCATGCTCGGTGGCGTAGTCGCAAATCGCGCTCGCTCGTTCGACGAGATCATGCAGGGTGTGGCCAATCGTATCGAGAAGATTCCCGTCGACAAGCGCCTCGCGCGGATGTTCAATCACGTCGCCGACGGGGACGAAGCGAGCGATACGCCGCATTTCGACCTCGCAGACTGGCTCGACGAGGATGCGGTGATTATCTTCGATACCGGCGGCCTGCGGAGTGAAGCCCAGCGCGTGTTGACGCTCGTGATTCTCTCGAATCTGTGGACGGCACTCCGGAGACGCACCCAGCAGAGCGACGAGGAGGACCACCCGCTCGTGAACCTGTATATCGAGGAGGCTGCGTCTGTCGCGGTGACGGACCTGCTTACGGAGTTCCTCGCAAAATCCCGGAGTTTCGGGTGTTCGGTCACGCTCGCGATGCAGTTCCCCGGCCAACTTAGAGAGGCCAGCGAGCGGGCGTACAACGAGGTGTTGAACAACGTTTCTACCTTTGTGACGGGCAACGTGCCCGTCGACCGCAGGTTGGCCACGCGGCTGGCTACCGACGAGATGGATACAACGGAAGTCGGGAATCGACTTCGAGCACTTCGTCGCGGCCAGTGGTTCGTGAAACTCCCTGCCGCGTTCGATACCGACGAACCGCGCCCGTTCCTCGTGCGGTCGGCACCGCTTCCGCCGGGTGACCCAGAGGGCCCACAGCCACTGACGGCGAAAGATGCGACACGATTTTCAGACCAGTTCGAGGAGACCCTCGACCGCACCTATTTCGAAGCCGGCTTGACGCTCTATCAGCCGAGCCTGGCAGACGATTTCGAGGAGGACACGCCCTCGGTGGTCCGGGTGGATACCGCACTCGCCCACACGAAACGCATGCCCGAGACGGTGGAGTACGACGCGGAGATTCACGCCCTGCGGTGTGTGAGTTGTGACAACCGCTACGACCGGTCGCTCGACGGCATGCAGCGTGCGATTGCGTGTTGTTCCTCGCTCGACGCGGTCGACCGCCACGACATCCCCGTCTGTTCGGTCGGGCTCAAACTCACCGACGACGAGCGCGAAGCCTCCGAGTGGACCGACCGACAACTCCTGTTCTTACAGGTCGTGTACAACGCCCAGCAATTGCGCTACGACCCACTCGAGTACGACCTCAGATACGACTCGATGCTCCGCCTGCAGGAGTACACCGGCATCGACAGTGACACAGTCCAGGAACTGGTCGAGGGTGAGTTGCTTCGCCACGACACCGACCACCCCCACCGCCTGTTCACGGTGACATCTGCCGGCCGAAAGGCAATCGGTGAGAGTTACCGGGAGGGCGTCGATTACGGCCACGGGAAAGGCGACTTAGAGGAATCCAGCCAGCACATCTTCGGCGTCGAAGTCCTCCGCCAGTATCTGGAGTCCGCGTATGTCGAGAATCCGGAATCTGCAGTCGTCGACGTCGTGCCCTATTACGAGATTCGCGAAGGCAGCGTTTCTGCCGCCGAGTTCATGGGCAGTTCCGTGAGTGCTCCCACCGAGGAGTTCCAACTGCATCGCCTCGACTGCGTTGGCCTCGACGCGAACGAGAACGTCGTCGTGACGGGTGAAGTCGAGCGTATCAACAACGACTATCGACGCGCTATCCCAGAAGATTACGACAAGATGGCCGCCTGTGAGCCAGACGAGGCGATCTGGGTGGTGATGACCCAATCAGCTGGGCACAAAGTATTGGGGGTGTTGAACGACCCACCAGAGGGAACGCCACGCGTCGAGAAGACCTACGCGAAGACCACGCCACCACAGCATTTCAACATCGATTCGCCCGGACTGACGGCGGTGTATCCAGCACCGTGGTTGCGTGACCGCATGCAGGAAGACGCGTAA
- a CDS encoding Fic family protein: MVDGIFTFSPDPLPPDLDATHDLVSDNGEAMYAVGQLSDLDTWLDSPEVILSPLIHREAVDSSNIETTTRLTLSDIYRREAGEEPGRTATERADITEAQNYVEAITTGIQALREGAELDRDLLCRLHEILLQGARGEQKNPGEFREDLVGIDKPGTPLSEARFVPAPPASIPYALRSLLQYIRTGPRYAPLVDLALIHYQFETIHPFQDGNGRLGRLLVMLALYKWELLPGPYLYPSSYFNANRDTYLDRLLAVSRDGAWIEWVSFFVQAIAEQGREGYTVARELLALRDRYRAQYQGQGAVIRELIDFIIEHPYLTEPQAVDALGRSQPAVNQAIRRVWDDGVLRETTGQQRNRRYEAPTILKIVEPYNP, translated from the coding sequence ATGGTCGACGGTATCTTCACGTTCAGCCCAGACCCGCTCCCACCAGACCTCGACGCCACACACGACCTAGTCAGCGACAACGGGGAGGCAATGTATGCCGTGGGTCAACTCTCAGACCTGGATACCTGGCTGGATTCGCCGGAGGTTATCCTCAGTCCCCTCATCCACCGTGAGGCCGTCGATTCCTCGAACATCGAGACGACGACCCGACTCACGCTCTCGGACATCTATCGACGCGAAGCCGGTGAAGAGCCCGGACGAACCGCGACCGAGCGAGCCGACATCACGGAAGCACAGAACTACGTCGAAGCAATCACCACCGGCATTCAGGCGCTCAGAGAAGGCGCCGAGTTAGACCGGGACTTGCTGTGTCGCCTCCACGAAATATTGCTGCAGGGTGCACGTGGCGAGCAAAAGAACCCCGGAGAATTTCGCGAAGACCTCGTGGGAATCGACAAGCCGGGAACGCCACTCAGTGAGGCACGATTCGTTCCGGCTCCCCCAGCGAGTATCCCCTATGCACTTCGGAGCCTGCTCCAGTACATCCGCACAGGCCCACGGTACGCTCCACTGGTTGACCTGGCGCTAATCCACTACCAATTCGAGACAATCCATCCGTTTCAGGACGGCAATGGGAGACTCGGTCGCCTCCTCGTGATGCTCGCCCTCTACAAGTGGGAGCTGTTACCCGGTCCGTATCTATATCCGTCGTCGTATTTCAACGCGAACCGTGATACCTATCTCGACAGGCTGCTGGCCGTAAGTCGTGACGGGGCGTGGATAGAATGGGTGTCATTTTTCGTTCAGGCAATCGCCGAACAGGGTCGTGAGGGATATACTGTCGCCCGAGAACTGCTCGCGTTGCGCGATCGGTATCGAGCCCAGTATCAGGGCCAGGGTGCCGTGATTCGCGAACTCATCGATTTTATCATCGAACACCCGTATCTCACAGAGCCACAGGCGGTCGACGCTCTCGGGCGGTCTCAACCTGCCGTGAACCAGGCGATTCGGCGCGTATGGGATGATGGGGTCCTGCGTGAGACGACCGGCCAGCAACGCAACCGACGGTATGAAGCGCCCACGATTCTCAAAATCGTCGAACCGTACAATCCGTAA
- a CDS encoding PLP-dependent cysteine synthase family protein: protein MHAHSVIEAVGNTPLIELPGIRPEGGARIFVKWEGGNPTGSMKDRFALSMIRGARRDGLLDPGQRVVEYTGGSTGSSLAFVCAVMDHPTTMVTADCFAQEKIRTMRAFGAEVIVHETPDGSVYPGIIDDMMAYVEEVKAETEAYHTHQFENPYLLDGYTKMGEEILDDCPDVTDFVMSYGTGGCLTGNAEVLKPAGARITAVEPAESPLLSEGRSGNHHIEGIAVGVNPPIFEREPYDDVRAPSESTAREMIQRVAKTDGLFGGLSTGLNLTAAVEIANERDPDDAVVTVACDTGLKYLQGDLFAKKQ, encoded by the coding sequence ATGCACGCCCACTCTGTCATCGAAGCCGTTGGAAACACGCCGCTCATCGAACTTCCCGGCATCCGTCCCGAAGGTGGCGCACGCATCTTCGTAAAGTGGGAGGGCGGGAATCCGACGGGGAGCATGAAGGACCGATTCGCCCTCTCGATGATTCGGGGAGCGCGCCGCGACGGCTTGCTCGACCCCGGTCAGCGCGTCGTCGAGTACACCGGCGGCTCTACCGGCTCTAGTCTCGCGTTCGTCTGTGCGGTGATGGACCATCCGACGACGATGGTGACCGCAGATTGCTTCGCCCAGGAGAAGATTCGGACGATGCGAGCGTTCGGCGCGGAGGTCATCGTCCACGAAACACCTGACGGGAGTGTGTACCCGGGTATCATCGACGACATGATGGCGTACGTCGAGGAGGTGAAAGCCGAGACTGAGGCGTATCACACCCATCAGTTCGAGAACCCGTACCTGCTCGACGGCTACACCAAGATGGGCGAAGAGATTCTCGACGACTGCCCCGACGTGACCGACTTCGTGATGTCCTACGGGACCGGTGGCTGTCTGACCGGAAACGCGGAGGTGCTCAAGCCGGCAGGTGCGCGAATCACAGCCGTCGAACCCGCCGAGTCCCCGCTTCTGAGCGAAGGTCGTTCCGGGAACCACCACATCGAGGGCATCGCCGTGGGCGTGAACCCGCCCATCTTCGAGCGGGAACCGTACGACGACGTTCGCGCGCCGTCCGAATCGACGGCCAGAGAGATGATTCAGCGAGTCGCCAAAACGGACGGACTGTTCGGCGGATTATCGACGGGATTGAACTTGACCGCGGCGGTGGAAATCGCGAACGAGCGCGATCCAGACGACGCCGTCGTCACCGTCGCCTGTGATACCGGACTGAAATACCTGCAGGGTGACCTCTTCGCCAAAAAACAGTGA
- a CDS encoding peptidoglycan-binding protein: MAISASTSPSLGPLRSRVGPNTWVKLFATVWDSNNDPYLATYGAQHHLKHGQGYSISVDGYYGPETKGAVEDFQSNAGIRVDGVIGHDTWQALMAL, from the coding sequence GTGGCTATATCGGCGTCTACTTCTCCGAGTCTCGGACCGCTACGTAGCCGAGTCGGCCCGAACACGTGGGTCAAGCTGTTTGCCACCGTCTGGGACTCCAACAACGACCCCTACTTGGCGACCTACGGCGCACAGCACCACCTGAAACACGGTCAAGGCTACTCCATCTCCGTCGACGGCTACTACGGCCCCGAGACGAAGGGTGCGGTCGAAGACTTCCAATCGAATGCCGGCATCCGCGTCGACGGCGTCATCGGCCACGACACGTGGCAAGCGCTGATGGCACTCTGA
- a CDS encoding DUF5518 domain-containing protein translates to MVETTVVQSSSQQRDGILLHALIGAVLMFVLSFIPLSPVLGGAAAGYLHKHDGVKVGALAGLFAAIPVVAVVMFLVTFLTPVVVTQGNSIVGPLVGFGIMGFVLLLLVGLYTVGLGALGGYIGVYFSESRTAT, encoded by the coding sequence ATGGTAGAAACAACAGTGGTACAGTCCTCATCACAGCAACGCGACGGCATCCTTCTCCACGCGCTCATCGGTGCGGTGTTGATGTTCGTCCTTTCGTTCATCCCACTCTCGCCCGTTTTGGGTGGTGCAGCAGCTGGCTATCTCCACAAGCATGACGGCGTGAAGGTCGGCGCACTCGCGGGACTCTTCGCAGCAATCCCGGTCGTCGCAGTCGTGATGTTCCTGGTCACGTTCCTGACGCCGGTTGTCGTCACCCAGGGGAACAGCATCGTCGGCCCGCTCGTCGGGTTCGGCATCATGGGGTTCGTCCTGCTGTTACTCGTTGGTCTTTACACCGTCGGTCTCGGTGCACTCGGTGGCTATATCGGCGTCTACTTCTCCGAGTCTCGGACCGCTACGTAG
- a CDS encoding DUF2270 domain-containing protein, whose amino-acid sequence MADESPQTESEDTLFTDIGKGLLDEQMGPSSALAHLYRGEVHRMKLWRERLDRTTNWSVIVMAAVLTWSFSSQENPHYVILAGIAALSIFLTIEARRYRGYDIWRSRVRCLQRNVFAPGLDPTTDPVNPNWRQDLSQDYRTPTLKITMEEALAHRLRRVYLPLFGVILGAWTARVVVFGDQPWPESAAIGQLPGTMVSMFVGLFFLGLIFIAIRPRTWHTHDEMRTEALRRDRTNRRR is encoded by the coding sequence ATGGCGGACGAATCGCCGCAGACGGAGTCGGAAGACACCCTGTTTACTGACATCGGGAAGGGACTCCTGGACGAGCAGATGGGGCCGAGTTCCGCACTCGCACATCTCTACCGTGGCGAAGTCCACCGGATGAAACTCTGGCGCGAGCGCTTAGACCGCACGACCAACTGGTCGGTCATCGTCATGGCCGCCGTGTTGACGTGGTCGTTTTCGAGCCAGGAGAACCCCCACTACGTGATTCTCGCTGGTATCGCAGCGCTCAGTATCTTCCTCACCATCGAGGCCAGACGCTATCGCGGCTACGACATCTGGCGCTCCCGGGTTCGCTGTCTCCAACGAAACGTCTTCGCCCCGGGACTCGACCCGACGACCGACCCCGTGAATCCCAACTGGCGACAGGACCTGAGCCAGGACTACCGAACGCCGACACTCAAAATCACCATGGAGGAGGCGCTCGCTCACCGCCTCCGGCGCGTCTACCTGCCGTTGTTCGGCGTCATCCTCGGCGCGTGGACCGCCCGCGTCGTCGTGTTCGGCGACCAGCCGTGGCCCGAGAGCGCCGCCATCGGCCAACTTCCCGGCACGATGGTGTCCATGTTCGTCGGCCTGTTCTTCCTCGGCCTCATCTTCATCGCGATTCGCCCGCGGACGTGGCACACGCACGACGAGATGCGGACGGAAGCACTCCGACGAGACCGAACGAACCGGCGGAGATAG
- a CDS encoding dicarboxylate/amino acid:cation symporter, whose product MATPFRSLWHRYRTVPLIYRIFAAFLLGSLAGLVFGEEMAVVRPLGDLFIRLLNMLVLPIIVFTLLTGIRQLSPARLGKLGGATVFLYAVTTTIAGIIGLAVANLLQPGLGADLAAGQAPESQSPPALMDVILNIVPANPVAAMAEGNLLATVFVVIVFGTALTFVRAQQDDLAEKVDSVFEAFEVATEAMFVVVRGVLEYGVIGVFALMAAGIGAEGIGVFSDLGMLVVAVAIAVAIHIVFTYLVVLMGLVARVSPLSFLSGAKDAMLTAFATRSSSGTLPITMSNAEENLKIEESVYSFALPVGATANMDGAAIRQAITVMFVANVAGQPLAFGEQAMVLLVAVLISIGTAGVPGAGIIMLTVILSQVGLPLELVGLVAGVDPILGRIATMNNVTGDLAVSTVVAKWNDAIDFDSGVWSRASAASGQFVPGGD is encoded by the coding sequence ATGGCTACCCCCTTCCGCTCGCTGTGGCATCGCTATCGAACCGTCCCGCTCATCTATCGCATCTTCGCGGCGTTCCTGCTTGGGTCGCTCGCCGGGCTTGTCTTCGGCGAGGAGATGGCCGTCGTCCGTCCGCTTGGCGACCTGTTCATCCGGCTACTCAACATGCTGGTGCTCCCCATCATCGTGTTCACCCTGCTGACCGGGATTCGCCAGCTTTCGCCCGCTCGCCTCGGCAAACTCGGCGGCGCGACGGTGTTCCTCTACGCGGTGACGACGACCATCGCGGGCATTATCGGCCTCGCCGTGGCGAACCTGCTCCAGCCGGGACTCGGCGCAGACCTCGCGGCCGGGCAGGCACCCGAATCCCAGTCGCCACCCGCGCTCATGGACGTCATCCTCAACATCGTTCCGGCGAACCCGGTCGCGGCCATGGCGGAGGGCAACCTGCTCGCGACGGTGTTCGTCGTCATCGTCTTCGGAACGGCGCTCACCTTCGTCCGCGCCCAGCAAGATGACCTCGCAGAGAAGGTAGATTCGGTGTTCGAGGCGTTCGAAGTCGCGACCGAAGCGATGTTCGTCGTGGTTCGCGGCGTGCTCGAATACGGCGTCATCGGCGTGTTCGCGCTGATGGCCGCCGGCATCGGGGCCGAAGGAATCGGTGTGTTCTCGGACCTCGGAATGCTCGTCGTCGCCGTCGCCATCGCGGTGGCAATCCACATCGTCTTTACCTATCTCGTCGTGCTGATGGGGCTGGTCGCCCGCGTCTCGCCGCTCTCGTTCCTCAGCGGTGCGAAAGACGCCATGCTGACGGCGTTCGCCACCCGGTCATCGAGCGGGACGCTCCCCATCACGATGTCGAACGCAGAGGAGAACCTCAAAATCGAGGAGTCGGTCTACTCGTTCGCGCTCCCTGTCGGCGCGACGGCCAACATGGACGGGGCGGCCATCCGACAGGCGATTACCGTCATGTTCGTCGCCAACGTCGCCGGCCAGCCACTCGCCTTCGGCGAGCAGGCGATGGTGCTGCTCGTCGCCGTCCTCATCAGCATCGGGACAGCGGGCGTGCCGGGCGCGGGCATCATCATGCTCACGGTCATCCTGAGCCAGGTCGGCCTCCCGCTCGAACTCGTCGGCCTCGTCGCGGGCGTCGACCCGATTCTTGGGCGCATCGCGACGATGAACAACGTCACTGGCGACCTCGCCGTCTCCACCGTCGTCGCGAAGTGGAACGACGCCATCGACTTCGACAGCGGCGTCTGGAGTCGGGCGTCTGCGGCATCCGGGCAGTTCGTGCCTGGCGGCGACTGA
- the dpsA gene encoding DNA starvation/stationary phase protection protein DpsA, whose protein sequence is MSTQKVTRKQAGTVGENPVRLDTDKAEQIVDALNTDLADAYVLYHQLHKHHWNVEGAEHLPIHRFLQEAYEAVEMAADELAERLQAIGGVPHASMKALSEAATVEPEDEDVYDIRTSLTHDLEMYGDIIESYREHIELSEGLGDYATGQILRGHIVELEEHAHVIDHYLEDDTLVLESATK, encoded by the coding sequence ATGAGTACCCAGAAAGTCACCCGCAAACAGGCCGGAACGGTCGGTGAGAACCCGGTCCGCCTGGATACGGACAAAGCAGAACAGATCGTCGACGCGCTCAACACTGACCTCGCCGACGCGTACGTGTTGTACCACCAGTTGCACAAGCACCACTGGAACGTCGAAGGCGCAGAACACCTGCCGATTCACCGGTTCTTGCAGGAAGCCTACGAGGCGGTCGAAATGGCCGCAGACGAACTCGCAGAGCGACTCCAGGCCATTGGCGGGGTTCCCCACGCGAGCATGAAGGCCCTCTCGGAGGCGGCCACTGTCGAACCCGAAGACGAGGACGTTTACGACATTCGCACGTCGCTTACCCACGACCTCGAGATGTACGGCGACATTATCGAGAGCTACCGCGAACACATCGAATTATCGGAGGGACTCGGCGACTACGCGACGGGCCAGATTCTGCGCGGGCACATCGTCGAACTCGAAGAACACGCCCACGTCATCGACCACTACCTCGAAGACGACACGCTCGTCCTCGAATCGGCGACGAAATAG
- a CDS encoding amphi-Trp domain-containing protein: MANDEPTPDSKRTTIRAGRNFEHTFRLDASEVGEFLIKLGEQLRDGDELTISTDEWELPFAFGEPIELEIDFDGMDGPELEIELEIPGRTDESAPSVE, encoded by the coding sequence ATGGCAAACGACGAACCTACACCCGACAGCAAACGCACCACGATTCGTGCTGGCCGCAATTTCGAACACACTTTCCGCCTCGACGCGAGCGAGGTGGGTGAATTCCTCATCAAACTCGGCGAGCAGTTGCGCGACGGCGACGAACTCACGATTTCGACCGACGAGTGGGAACTCCCCTTTGCCTTCGGTGAGCCAATCGAACTAGAAATCGATTTCGACGGGATGGACGGCCCCGAACTCGAAATCGAACTGGAAATTCCGGGGCGCACCGACGAGTCCGCCCCGAGCGTCGAATAA
- a CDS encoding winged helix DNA-binding domain-containing protein produces MTATLATTDCRRLRLRAQRLSAPVLTDATDAVATVCGLQAQDAAAAALGVRVRTQDVTAVDIQHALFDDRTLVRTWCMRGTLHLVATEDVPWLLAVFGPVFVARGRTRLADLGFVDADAESATGVLRDALVARGPLTRLELTETLQRAGFEFDPKGQATFHLLRRAVLFGVLCKVAPEAGQEAYHLLNEWVPLESPPDRTTCLAMLAQRYLAAYQPATLADFAAWSGLPMADVRQGWEAIETETTAVDVDGRELSILGDVASESLPEAEPTLRLLPAYDTYLLGYENRAHAVSAEDEHYIWPGGGLIRPTVISDGRAIATWKLDRSRVQPTVEVSPFSALSTPEERLLRAELTDLERFLDTSLAYQIDG; encoded by the coding sequence ATGACCGCCACCCTCGCTACTACCGATTGCAGGCGCCTTCGACTTCGTGCCCAGCGCCTCTCAGCTCCCGTCCTGACTGACGCAACCGATGCCGTCGCCACCGTCTGCGGGTTGCAGGCACAGGACGCCGCCGCCGCTGCCCTCGGCGTTCGGGTTCGGACGCAGGACGTGACCGCTGTCGACATCCAGCACGCGCTGTTCGACGACCGCACGCTCGTCCGAACGTGGTGTATGCGTGGGACACTCCACCTGGTCGCCACCGAGGATGTGCCGTGGTTACTCGCGGTTTTCGGCCCGGTCTTCGTCGCTCGCGGACGGACGCGACTGGCCGACCTCGGATTCGTCGATGCGGATGCAGAATCCGCGACAGGCGTGCTGCGAGATGCGCTCGTCGCTCGCGGCCCACTCACCCGTCTCGAACTCACGGAGACGCTCCAGCGAGCGGGATTCGAATTCGACCCGAAGGGGCAGGCGACGTTTCACTTACTTCGCCGCGCCGTGCTCTTCGGTGTCCTCTGTAAAGTCGCTCCGGAGGCGGGCCAGGAGGCGTACCACTTACTCAACGAGTGGGTCCCGCTCGAATCCCCGCCTGACCGGACGACCTGTCTGGCGATGCTGGCCCAGCGATATCTCGCGGCGTACCAACCCGCAACCCTCGCCGACTTTGCTGCGTGGTCCGGACTGCCGATGGCCGACGTGCGACAGGGCTGGGAGGCAATCGAGACGGAGACGACAGCAGTCGACGTCGATGGACGAGAACTGTCGATACTCGGTGACGTAGCTTCCGAATCGCTGCCCGAAGCTGAACCCACGCTCCGCCTGCTTCCGGCCTACGACACCTACCTGCTCGGCTATGAAAACCGCGCACACGCTGTCAGCGCCGAGGACGAACACTACATCTGGCCGGGCGGTGGTCTCATTCGACCGACCGTGATTTCCGACGGTCGGGCCATCGCGACGTGGAAACTCGACCGGTCTCGGGTGCAGCCAACAGTCGAGGTTTCGCCGTTTTCTGCGCTTTCGACTCCCGAGGAACGACTCCTGCGAGCCGAACTCACCGACCTCGAACGGTTCCTCGACACGTCGCTCGCGTATCAAATTGACGGCTGA